Below is a window of Escherichia coli DSM 30083 = JCM 1649 = ATCC 11775 DNA.
GCATGGCTAAGTGGGCAGAGGATAATGGCAAGTACCAGCAACAGGAGATGGCTCGCAAGCAGAAGGAGCAGGAGCTTCAGGCTGCCTATCAAGAGCGATTATCCAAATATCAGCAACGTGTTAAGGCTCTCAAAGTTCCTGGCTATCAGGAAGCTGAGCAGGCCGTACTCGAGGAAATCCCCATCGAGACACAAAACGCGATCCTGTTTGAGTCAGAGAAGCCGGAAATCGTTGTTCTGGCGCTTGGTCGCAACGCTGAACTGCGCAAGCAACTGGCAGAAGCTACCAACCCCGTAGCAATTGGTCGTCTGCTGGAACGTATCGAATCGAAGGCCAGAATCATGCCAAAAGCAAAAACCACGGCAGCCACAACCCCGACGGTTAAGGGGAGCAACGGCGCAGTAATCAACAACCTCGACAAATTGAAAGCCAAGGCGCTGGAAACTGGTGACTGGACGCCGTATTTCGCCGCTAAAAAGGCAAAAAAATAACCTATCGGAGCATTAAGCATGGATAACCAATTAGCAAAAGACCTTGAAATCATGTTCGAAAACTACGTTGAAGGCTTTGAGGCCGCCTGCGTAGTTTCCCGTAACGCTAAAAAATTCCGTCCCGGTGATACAGCAATGCAGCGAGCAGGTGATGTTCTGTATCGTCCGCAGCATTACCACATGAACATTGAGGAAGGCCTCGACCTCAGCAGCAAAACGCCAACAGCACTGGTTCAGCGCCTTGTTCCTTCAGTGTTCAAGGAGCCGAAAAACATTCTGTACACTCTGGATGCGCGTGAAATGCGTGACCCTGAGCATAAAACTGAAGCTGGTCGCGCCGCAGGTATGCGCCTTGCTGCACAGATTGACTCTGACCTGATTTCCATGGTCACGCAGCGTGCTACTAACGTGATCACAATGGCTGACTCAACCACTGGTTCACAGGGCCGTGATTTGTGGAACTGTGCGGCAGGTATTGATGCCACCATGACGGCGATTGGTGTGCCACAGGGTATCAACCGCCGCTCTTTTTGGAACCCCTTCAACTACAAAGACCTTGCTGGCGAGCTTGGTCACCGAGCCTACGCTCAGGGCGCAACCCTGACAGCATACGAAAAAGCGCAGATCCCTCCGGTTGCTTCCTTTGATAGCTACAAGACCGATATTTCTGGTCGATTACCGAAAGGAAGCACTGAATCCTTGACAGTATCAGGCCAACCTGAACACAAGGTTGAAGCGAAAGATTCAAATGGTATGCCAGTTGATAACCGACAGGGGACTATTACGGTATCTGCATCTGGCTTGCAGGTTGGTGATGCGTTCACCATTGCCGGTGTGAATTCCGTACACCAGATCACAAAAGATACCACCGGTCAACCGCAGGTATTCCGTGTTCTGGCTGTTAGCGGAACTACCGTAACAATTTCTCCAAAGATTCTCCCTGTTGAAAATACTGATGTTGCGAGTCGTCCATATGCAAACGTCGATGCCAAACCGGCAGAATCAGCAGCAATCACCATTCTCAACAAGAACGCAGCACCTGCTAACCTGTTCTGGGCTGATGGTTCTGTTGAACTGATGTACGGCAAACTGGCGTTCCCAACTGGTCAGGGTCCACAGGTAATGACAGCAACCACCGAGCAGGGCGCTACGCTGATCATGTCTTACTCCTTCGACCACATCAAAGGCGTAACCACTGCGCGTTTCACCACTCTGTACGGTTGCTCTGTACTGGTTCCTGAATATACGGGCATCGTTATTGCTGGGCAGTAATTTTGGTGGGGCTTCGGCCCCATTTTTATTGGGAGAAGACAATGGCACGAACAATGCTCTATAAGCCAGGCAACATGATCACCTGCGGTCAGTTTGCTGTCGATTACATCATTGTTGATGACGAAGAAGTTAAATCTCACCTGAAAAAAGGTTGGGTAAAAACTCCTGAAGAAACCGCAACGAAGCAAAAAGTGGCTAAGGCGGAAGAAGATGGCGAAAACGAAGGGTGATCTCGTTCTAAAGGCTTTACGAAAAGCCGGGCTGTATTCCAATGCCACGTTGACAGATGCTGACCCTCAGGCAATTGAAGATGCCATTAATGACCTCGAAGACATGATGGCAGCATGGCAGGCGAAAGGTATCGAGCTTGGGTATCAGTTTGCTGATACAGAAAACGGCATCATGCCGTTACCTGACGATGATTCAGGCATCCCTGCATGGGCAAATGATGGCGTCGCTTTGAAACTCGCTGTGCAAGTGTGCATGGATAACGTCATTCAGCCGTCAGACGCTCTCCTTACCGCTGCTGACAGTGCATATCAGACAATCTGTATCGCTTTAACCAAAATACCACCACTTGAGCGGCGAAATGACATGCCTCGCGGTAGTGGTAACAAAAGCGCGTTTACGTGGAATCGGTTTTACATCGAGAAAGATGATCCGAGTACGTGAGGTGAATAAATGCCGATTCAGCAACTTCCGCTTATGAAAGGTGTCGGCAAAGACTTTCGAAACGCCGACTATATCGACTATCTGCCAGTGAATATGTTGGCTACGCCCAAAGAAATCCTGAACAGCAGCGGATATCTTCGCTCATTCCCGGGCATTGCCAAACGTTCTGATGTGAATGGTATATCGCGCGGCGTCGAGTACAACATGGCGCAGAGTGCTGTTTATCGCGTGTGTGGCGGCAAGCTGTACAAAGGAGAAAGCGAAGTCGGTGACGTCGCCGGAAGTGGTCGCGTATCAATGGCGCATGGTCGAACATCACAGGCTGTAGGCGTTAATGGTCAACTGGTCGAGTATCGTTATGATGGCACGGTTAAAACCGTCTCAAACTGGCCTACAGACAGTGGATTCACGCAGTATGAGTTAGGTTCAGTTCGCGACATTACTCGCTTACGTGGGCGTTATGCGTGGTCAAAAGACGGAACTGATTCATGGTTTATCACTGACCTTGAAGACGAATCGCACCCTGACCGATACAGTGCACAATATCGCGCAGAATCGCAGCCGGACGGCATCATCGGTATCGGGACATGGCGAGACTTCATCGTCTGCTTTGGTTCATCGACTATTGAATATTTCTCCCTGACTGGCGCAACCACCGTTGGTGCTGCTTTGTATGTCGCACAGCCATCACTGATGGTGCAAAAAGGCATCGCCGGAACCTATTGCAAAACGCCATTCGCTGATTCCTATGCGTTCATCAGCAATCCGGCAACAGGTGCGCCGTCTGTATACATCATCGGTTCCGGGCAGGTGTCACCAATCGCCAGCGCGAGCATTGAGAAAATTCTTCGCTCCTACACTGCTGATGAACTGGCTGATGGTGTGATGGAGTCTCTGCGATTTGATGCGCATGAGCTGCTGATTATCCATCTTCCGCGCCATGTCCTCGTATACGACGCATCTTCAAGCGCCAATGCTCCGCAATGGTGTGTACTGAAAACAGGTCTGTATGACGATGTGTACCGCGCTATCGACTTCATTTACGAAGGCAATCAGATAACGTGCGGCGATAAGCTGGAGTCCGTGACCGGGAAATTGCAATTCGACATCAGCAGCCAGTACGACAAGCAACAGGAGCATCTGCTGTTTACTCCTCTGTTCAAAGCGGATAACGCCAGAGTTTTCGACCTTGAAGTTGAATCTTCAACTGGCGTTGCGCAGTACGCCGACCGCCTTTTTCTCTCTGCAACCACTGACGGCATCAATTACGGTCGTGAGCAGATGATTGAGCAGAATGAACCGTTTGTTTACGACAAACGCGTTTTGTGGAAGCGAGTCGGGCGCATCAGG
It encodes the following:
- a CDS encoding P22 phage major capsid protein family protein encodes the protein MDNQLAKDLEIMFENYVEGFEAACVVSRNAKKFRPGDTAMQRAGDVLYRPQHYHMNIEEGLDLSSKTPTALVQRLVPSVFKEPKNILYTLDAREMRDPEHKTEAGRAAGMRLAAQIDSDLISMVTQRATNVITMADSTTGSQGRDLWNCAAGIDATMTAIGVPQGINRRSFWNPFNYKDLAGELGHRAYAQGATLTAYEKAQIPPVASFDSYKTDISGRLPKGSTESLTVSGQPEHKVEAKDSNGMPVDNRQGTITVSASGLQVGDAFTIAGVNSVHQITKDTTGQPQVFRVLAVSGTTVTISPKILPVENTDVASRPYANVDAKPAESAAITILNKNAAPANLFWADGSVELMYGKLAFPTGQGPQVMTATTEQGATLIMSYSFDHIKGVTTARFTTLYGCSVLVPEYTGIVIAGQ
- a CDS encoding packaged DNA stabilization gp4 family protein, which translates into the protein MAKTKGDLVLKALRKAGLYSNATLTDADPQAIEDAINDLEDMMAAWQAKGIELGYQFADTENGIMPLPDDDSGIPAWANDGVALKLAVQVCMDNVIQPSDALLTAADSAYQTICIALTKIPPLERRNDMPRGSGNKSAFTWNRFYIEKDDPST
- a CDS encoding packaged DNA stabilization protein gp10, encoding MPIQQLPLMKGVGKDFRNADYIDYLPVNMLATPKEILNSSGYLRSFPGIAKRSDVNGISRGVEYNMAQSAVYRVCGGKLYKGESEVGDVAGSGRVSMAHGRTSQAVGVNGQLVEYRYDGTVKTVSNWPTDSGFTQYELGSVRDITRLRGRYAWSKDGTDSWFITDLEDESHPDRYSAQYRAESQPDGIIGIGTWRDFIVCFGSSTIEYFSLTGATTVGAALYVAQPSLMVQKGIAGTYCKTPFADSYAFISNPATGAPSVYIIGSGQVSPIASASIEKILRSYTADELADGVMESLRFDAHELLIIHLPRHVLVYDASSSANAPQWCVLKTGLYDDVYRAIDFIYEGNQITCGDKLESVTGKLQFDISSQYDKQQEHLLFTPLFKADNARVFDLEVESSTGVAQYADRLFLSATTDGINYGREQMIEQNEPFVYDKRVLWKRVGRIRKNVGFKLRVITKSPVTLSGCQIRIE